The following is a genomic window from Desulfonatronum thiosulfatophilum.
GTCGCCATTCCAACAAATTCAGAATAAGAAACAAAGGAATAATGAATGTTTGGACGGTTTTTCATGATAGTTATGAGTGTGCTGTTTGTTCTGGTTGCGCTTTCAAGCAGTGTTTCCTTTGCACAGGATTCAGCAACGGAATACGACAAACCAGTTATCGGGGTAATTCTTCCTTTTTCCTCAGCCTTTGAAGACATCGCTATTGAGCAGCAACGAGCCATCAATCTGGCTCTTTCAAAGTCGGATGTTCCTGTAGAGATTATCTTCAAGGATGGAGGAGCGGACAAGGAAAGCGCTGTGCAGGCATTTCATGAGCTTGCGGGGCTTGAGGATCGTCCCCTGGCGGTCATCAGCTGCTCCAGTTGGGCTTCTGACGCGATACATCCCCTTGCTGCCGAGAATGGGATATTTCATATCGCCATCGGCAGCGCAGCATTGAATCGCACCCATTCAGGAAATACAGTCAGGTTCACTCTGGACGCGGAGGATGAGCAACAGCAGTTGGCTGAGTATCTGTCCTCCTTCGAGAAAATCGCAATAATGGCCATGGACAACGACCTGGGCAACAGCTGGATTTCCCACATACGGCACAGTTTTCCTGATCAGGTTGCAGCGGCGCATGTGTATGATCCTCAAAAAATGGACATCCACGAAAAACTTGCGGAAATACAGGCCATTGATCCGGACGTCCTGGTGCTGATCAGTGCGGGGGAGGCTGCCGGGATTGCCCGGCAGGCCCGAAAAATTGGAATAACCGCGCAATTCGTAGGCACGCGGCCCATTGAGCGTGCGGAACTTCTGGCTGAGCCGGAATACGCCAACGGTCTTGTCTATACATACCCTTCCTACAATACAAAGCATGAATTTTCTGGCATGTACCGGGGGAAATACGGAAGCGATCCCGGATTTTTCGGGGTCGAAGCTTTTGATGCAGTGACCACGCTTTTGCAGTTTCTGGACAAAGGATTTGTGCGGCCGGCTGATTTGTTTCAGAGCTACGCGGGGCGCAAATTTGTGGGTGCGCTGGGGGAGATTTATTTCAACAGCCATGGAGACGCCAGGTATCCATATCTGTTTAAGCAGATAGTGGACGGCCGGTTTCAGGTTGCCGAATTTCAATTTCCCATGCTTCTTGAAAAGACCGCGCAACAGCTTGAAGACATATTCCGGGAAATGGATCAGGACATTGCACTGACTGCCCGGAAGCTTTCCAAAACAGGACTTGCCGGAGAGCCTGCCGCTTTAATACTCCAGGAGCTTTACGCAAAAAATCTCCATGCCTACAACTGCGTTACCGTGGATGCTGAAGGGATAATCGTCAATGTGGCCCCGGCCGGGTACCTGGATGTCATTGGCGAGGACATCAGCCATCAGGAACAGATCGTCCGGCTGCATTCCACGCGCCAGCCGGTCCTCAGTCAAGCCGTGAAGATGGTTGAGGGATTTGTGGGTATTGACCTGGAACACCCTGTATTCAGTCCTGAAAATCAGTTTATAGGATCAGTCAGCATTTTGGCCAAACCTGATTTTTTCGGAAGCATTATTTCCCAGAAGGTCTCCAATTTTCCCGTGGAAATGTTTGTGATCCAGAAGGATGGGGTCATGGTCTATGATATTAATGAACAGGAAATCGGCAAAAATGTTTTTCTTGATCCGTTATATCAAACATATCCTTCCCTGCTTGCGGTTGCTCGCAGGATAGCTGCCGAGCCGGATGGTCGGGGGCGATACCGTTTTCTGGACAAGAACATGCGTGAGGAGGTGGTCAAAAATATTCTCTGGACCACGGTGGGACTGCACGGAACCGAGTACCGACTGGCTCTGGCCTTTGAAGAGTAAGAATCAGAAGTGTCAGTTAGTGTTGGTGAGCATTAGGATTACCACGATGTTGAAAATACTCGCTGGCTGCGTTGCGGCTCCCGCACCGAATTGGGTTGTTATACCTTGTTGTTAAACGGTTGGCGTCCCAAGTCGGTGCGGGATTGTGGAATTCATTATCTTTCTGTTCTCGTCTCCAAAATCGCACAACCAGGAGCGGCCTATGACCATCAATTCAGCCAGCGTAACCTTCGTCACCCCAAAACTCGAGGAGACCCGACGGTTCTACGAGCTGCATTTCGGCGCACGCCCGGTTTTCGACTGCGGCTGGTATGTCGTGCTTCGTCTTGCGGAATCCGGTTCCGGAGCGGAGGTCTGCCTCATGGAACCGCGTGAAGGCACGGCGCCCTTTTCCGGAGGCGCGGTCCTGAACCTTCATGTTTCCGATGCCGATGGAATGTACGACCGGCTGGTGAACAAGGCCGGTCTGACCGTCCTGATCCCTCTTGAAGACCATCCATGGGGAGACAGAGGGTTCGGCTTGCAGGATCCTTCCGGCGTGACCGTCTATTGCTACCACCCCATTGCCCCTGCCCGGGAATTTCGTAAGTACTTCATCGAGGACGATCAGGATCAGTAAAAACATCGGGAGCAGCGAGCCGAGCCGCGGCCTGCCCCCTTTTCGCGCAAGCTTGTCGGTGCAGCCGAACCAGCGACGAACTTTACGGCTCATGCGCGGGGTTCGGGTCAGCGAGGCCCGCGCTTCGGCATCATCCTTTGCCAGGAGAACGGTCATTCCCGCAAGGGTGCCAGGTGGTCGACGTTCATACGCGTTGGTCGTGATGATTACCGCCAGCCCTGCGGGTCCGTACAAATGGGGTCGCGGCAGAGCAGGGCGCAGAAGCCCTGGTGATCGTCCATGCTGATAGAGTAATTGATCTGGAATGGTCCGTAATTATCCTGGCATAGCCCGTTGATGCACGTATACGACTTGAACTGGCACCCGATGAGATGACCCTTTACGAGGTTTCCTGCCTCTACCCTGGTGACGGCATATGGATGGACCGTGCATCGCTTCGAAAAATAGTCTGAGTTGTTATTGCAGAATAGGGTTCTGGCGGAGAGGCTGCCAGCCATGAGGAGCGTTGCGGCGATGGTCAGGATTACGGCCGTCCCTGCGCGGACAACAATTGTGCGAAGCGAGTTGGATGTTTGCATTGGGATGTCTCCTTGTTTGTGCATTACGCGGGTTGTTTCGGTTTGATGCCGAAGCTGAATGCTTGATCAGATCGTTGTAGTCAACAGTGGTAACCAGGATGCAGGTGAACTCCTGGCTGTTGTTCTCACAAAAGCAATACCCACGCCAAGCAAAAATATGTTGAAATTATAAGCAGATCACGAAAATTACAAGATTGTATGCGGCTTCTGGGCCGCCAAAAGCCTTGGCGATGCGCCAACAATATTGGCGTTGTTCACGGCTTGGTAGAAACGACATTGCCGGAATTTATGGATGATGCTAAAATCATGGCGCGCAATTCCTACAAAAATGAATCGAATGTACCTACCAAATTGTTCCATTTTCTGTCTTCGTCATCTTTTACGGCAAATT
Proteins encoded in this region:
- a CDS encoding ABC transporter substrate-binding protein; the encoded protein is MIVMSVLFVLVALSSSVSFAQDSATEYDKPVIGVILPFSSAFEDIAIEQQRAINLALSKSDVPVEIIFKDGGADKESAVQAFHELAGLEDRPLAVISCSSWASDAIHPLAAENGIFHIAIGSAALNRTHSGNTVRFTLDAEDEQQQLAEYLSSFEKIAIMAMDNDLGNSWISHIRHSFPDQVAAAHVYDPQKMDIHEKLAEIQAIDPDVLVLISAGEAAGIARQARKIGITAQFVGTRPIERAELLAEPEYANGLVYTYPSYNTKHEFSGMYRGKYGSDPGFFGVEAFDAVTTLLQFLDKGFVRPADLFQSYAGRKFVGALGEIYFNSHGDARYPYLFKQIVDGRFQVAEFQFPMLLEKTAQQLEDIFREMDQDIALTARKLSKTGLAGEPAALILQELYAKNLHAYNCVTVDAEGIIVNVAPAGYLDVIGEDISHQEQIVRLHSTRQPVLSQAVKMVEGFVGIDLEHPVFSPENQFIGSVSILAKPDFFGSIISQKVSNFPVEMFVIQKDGVMVYDINEQEIGKNVFLDPLYQTYPSLLAVARRIAAEPDGRGRYRFLDKNMREEVVKNILWTTVGLHGTEYRLALAFEE
- a CDS encoding VOC family protein codes for the protein MTINSASVTFVTPKLEETRRFYELHFGARPVFDCGWYVVLRLAESGSGAEVCLMEPREGTAPFSGGAVLNLHVSDADGMYDRLVNKAGLTVLIPLEDHPWGDRGFGLQDPSGVTVYCYHPIAPAREFRKYFIEDDQDQ